The genomic window TAAAATTTAGCTAAAATATAAATCGTATATAGttaatatgtttgtaattaCAATTTAAATCATAGTATCAAATTTTTTGATACGACAACAGCTGTCACCAAACAATCATGGTGACTGCTACAATTTTGGTTAAGGTCACATTTCTTCGTTGTGATATGAATGTTATTTTTCACATTATTAAGGAAAGATGTGACACATCAAACCATGACTAGACTTAAAACTTAGTTGTGGAGGTGCCTTGGTGTTTCCCATCATAACAGCTTAATTCCAAACACCAAAaaagtgaaaggaaaaaaacaataaagagAAAAGGGAAGGAGCTTATGTGGGGTGATTTTGGCCCTTGGTAGGTCTATTGTTTGGGGCCATACTCCATTTGCAATAGGCAAAAGTATCTCTTTTGCAAAGAACATCATGGGAAGgaaaaaggagaagaaaaaagcAACTGGGGTTTCTTCTATCCCATGCTAGGCATGCTTGAGAATCccaaaaaaagtgaaatatcATACTTTTTATGATACTAGtgctaaaaaatgaaatattcaaaatacttttgaatttGCTCTAAATTAACAATTCATTGTACCTGTAGCCACTAGGTGAAAGTATGAATAATTTTCTTGAATTTATATGctaaattagaaaaataaaacacacaaCTTTGAAGATGAATTTTACTTGCATATTATGTCTcacaatataattttataatttatatatataaaagataattatacttgaatgaaagacaaacaaaaaataagttgCGTGGGTAATCTAAATTGTGTCGTAAGTTTATAACCTCTTTTCACCTCCAAGGCTTACAATTTCCATGTTACTTAAAGTTTGTAACCTCTTTTTATTGATATTGGATTTTATGCTAGGAGGAACTTTCAACATTTTCTATTTATGTAAACATcctatttttttgaataaaacaaaaatcaacccAAATCTGGGTTTGACATAACAAGTAATCTATATTCCAAATTTgacaaaacccataaaaaaacaaaaattgataaaaagaagaaaaaagtgaatGTCTTGTTACTATGCCTAAATTAGTTTTATTCATGTTAAATCACCAGTTCCAAAAAAATGATGGTTGTACAAACTTTTAaccaaaaatagaaacatatttatagtatttttttgtaCATGACAATTTTCATAATCACTTACAACTACGGCACGGTGTAGCAGCTCTGAAAATCATTAGATCAACTGTTGCACCGTGCCGTGGTAGGAAATTGATGTATGCAAAATGAGAAAGATTTAGTACTTAGGAATACTTACTGAATCTCTAACCACAATAGAAGGAGCAGCATCATGATTACAAAGATCCAAACAAACTTCCATACCTGAATTTCCACATCCAACAACCAAAACTTTCTTCCCTCTAAACTCTTCACCAGTTTTATACAAACTAGTATGCTTAATACTACCACCAAATTCACCAACACCTTCAATCTCCGGCATAACCGCTTCCGCATTCTCTCCGGTCGCAACGATCAACCACCGACAAACAAACTCGGTAACCATCCCCACTTTCCCTTCGCTCCTAACCCTCCAAAAACCAAGTGCATCATCAAACTCGGCATGCATAACTGTCTCATTGAACCATGGCCTGATATCAAATTTTTCTGAGTAACTCTCCAAATACTCTATGAACTGTTGTTTGGTTGGATATGTTGGAAAACCACAAGGAAATTTCATCAATGGAAGCTCACAAACTTGTTTTGGTAAATGAAGACGAAGTCGATCGTATGTTTTTAGTTTCCATAGTGAAGCTATGCAATTTGATCTTTCTAGTATTAAACTTGGAACacctttttgttttaaatatgcTGCTACTGCTAGTCCCGAAGGTCCTGCTCCTACAATCAATGGACCTGGAATCCATAAACATCTATCACTTGAAGAAGTTGAGTTCTTGTTGCTATTGTTGTTCATTTTCTCCATGAATAAAGGGTCATTTGCTTGTTTTCCTTCTAATTCTCTTAGGTAATAGTCCATAttgaaaatatgtataaaacCAGATTTTTTGACTTTTCACGAATCGAAGCAACAAGAGCTGATACTAATACCTGAATAAGGAAATAGGGAGGAAAACGAAATTTTAGCAAGTAGAGTTTAAGAATGAAATGGACAGGATGAAGTCAATGTCTTGAAATTAATGTTGGGTTTATGGTTGATTGGTTTTggatttttgttgtgtttgaaaATTGTAGGTTGAATTTCAAGAGAGAAAACAGAGGAAGCTCTGTTTCTAAATGAAGTTTTTGGTGATCGGTTGAATTGTGGAAAATGAAAGTTTTGTTATGTGAGTTTGTGTTTTGTGTGTAAGTTGTTTTCAATGGAGGAGGGTATTAAAGGGAAGGATGAGCACTAACTAAGAGGCTAAATCAGCATTGATCATAGAGAGGGACTGAGAAGAATAATTGTGATATCTCTTTGTATCtatatgtgtgtgtatatattcCTAGAGTGGTTCATTGTACAATATATATGAACGGGAGCAAGTGGTAAAATCTATGAAGTCCTGGTACGTGACATGATACCGATATGATATGACATGATACGGCGATAtgggaaaattttcaaaattcccgatacgatacgggatacgttatttaaaaattaaatttaaaattaaatatataaatgcacaatatataaacataactaaaattgataatgataaaaaattaacattcaaattactcaaaataataaaacaagttacaattacatatattaagttaagtactacccaaaagGGGGTGGCATGGATAGCttaactggttaagctagttgagctaagggttaaggagttggaggtccagagttcaagtcatgacaatgagaaaaactaataaagacatggtagttggtaacatcatactctaacattcaataaTTAATAGAAAATACGAATTGTATCAGTCTCCTCTCCTACGTTTCTatcatcaaagaacattaattgCCCAATACTTTTTCGATCGATACgcgtatcagagaagtatcCGACAAGTATtggttatattattttaaaaaataatattaattgtcgatacttctccgatacgatacttctccgatacgtgtATCAGAAAGTATCAGATGAGTATTGATATTGAGTACATATCGGACACGATAGTTTGTCATTTTTGGAGTATCGGGGCTTCACAGGgtaaaatactaaaatgagAAACAACATCAATAATAGTGGGACAGAGAGTTTGGGTGTTTTTGATcggctaaaaaataagggactggacacaACAACTTTAGTTGTATAacgtttgattttaaaactatttttgaGACTGGACAAACTGAAGGCCAAATGGCTGGTCAAAACCTGAAATTCTTGTCCCTTACTAAACCACGATATCACTTTTTGTTCTTTGCACAACTTGtctaaaatagaaaaacaacattttttccaccaaacatcgtacatgacaaaatttattcaataccttaaattttgtcatgtgttgttctgtccagtatatacatttagcaaatcaaacgaaccCTTTTGAGTGTCATAAACGAACGTGAATTTGGTTTTGAGATTTTAAGTGTTGTGGACGAAGTAATAAAATGGTGCCTTGTAACTTTTCTTTATTTACTCAAACAATTTAAtggcatttcattcataattatTAATCGGATACATATtagaaaaggaaagaaaaaaaaagatttcgagGCTCCAACAAAAAGGGCCCTGCGCGGTCGCCCATCCCACTCACCCTCAAGACTGTCATAGATTAGTCGGTAGGTTTTATTATTCTGGCTTAATTGTATTTTTAGTGGTGTCTTTGTCCAAtgttatatatttctatttttaattgaaGTTATTATAGAATAAAACAAGGATACAATAAAACTTATATAATCAATGAGAATAATTAATTAGTGTAACTCAAAGACaatttttgatattttgaataTCATGTACGAACTATGAAGTTGATACTCTTTTTTTATAGGGTAAGTCACATAAATAGTAGACACACTCAagttttgtttatataaatGTAGTGGGTCAAATTTAGGCCACAACCCGGCCCAAATGTTTTCAATCCAAAAGACATTATATAGCTCCTCTTCAAAAGCATTTTACTACTCATCATATATATGAAAGACATGAATATGGTTTATATTTCTTTACCActtatttcttcatcttcttcatggTAGGATTTGAGGTATATATactggactgggcaatgggcttagaAGCAAATTCAACAAGCCCAAGTAATATAGGAAAGAGTATTAGGCCCAAATCCAGAAAGCCCTAAACGCCCCATTAGGCGACTCGAGACCAAGGCGTGACCAACAACAACATGGCAACGCCCAGAAGTGAATTCCGTATTGTTATAAAATATCTTCTTCTGCGACAGCAACTGACTTGGGGAGGAAGAAACCAACCTCCCGCAACTGCCATAGCTTGGAAACCAAGGTcttcatccctattttcacgctaTAAGGCGTTGTAGGCCGGATTTCTAGGAATCcttacttggagaagaagactagagtctctataaatagctccatgCTTTCATTTGTAAAAGTCTCCTCtttctgacttattaaactccctgggttgttgggattgaaccaagtgtaatcacaccatttactcaataatacaaccccctttgagtttttaccagaacattttggcgcccaccgtggggggcgtcagaaacagaaattaaatcagggttgagaggccttggcgtcacccgtagggggcgtcagaaacataaattaaatcagggttgagaggccttggcgtcacccgtagggggcgtcagaaacagaaattaaatcagggttgagaggccttggcgtcacccgtagggggcgtcagaaacagaaattaaatcagggttgagaggccttggcgtcacccgtagggggcgtcagaaacagaaattaaatcagggttgagagggcttggcgtcacccgtagggggcgtcagaaacagaaattaaatcagggttgagaggccttggcgtcacccgtagggggcgtcagaaacagaaatt from Trifolium pratense cultivar HEN17-A07 linkage group LG1, ARS_RC_1.1, whole genome shotgun sequence includes these protein-coding regions:
- the LOC123905407 gene encoding indole-3-pyruvate monooxygenase YUCCA6-like gives rise to the protein MDYYLRELEGKQANDPLFMEKMNNNSNKNSTSSSDRCLWIPGPLIVGAGPSGLAVAAYLKQKGVPSLILERSNCIASLWKLKTYDRLRLHLPKQVCELPLMKFPCGFPTYPTKQQFIEYLESYSEKFDIRPWFNETVMHAEFDDALGFWRVRSEGKVGMVTEFVCRWLIVATGENAEAVMPEIEGVGEFGGSIKHTSLYKTGEEFRGKKVLVVGCGNSGMEVCLDLCNHDAAPSIVVRDSVHILPRDMLGKSTFGLSMWLLKWLPVQLVDRILLIVSWLMLGDTERFGLVRPQLGPLELKKLCGKTPVLDVGALAKIKRGDIKVCPGIKRLKHHKVEFVDGRTENFDAIILATGYKSNVPYWLKDKDMFSKVDGYPTKPFPNGWKGENGLYAVGFTKRGLLGASMDAKNIAEDIERCWKAEAKHTTVFALLPHNLIHDY